The following proteins are encoded in a genomic region of Leptospirales bacterium:
- a CDS encoding PIN domain-containing protein: MTRVLIDTSVWSEVLRRKPEHSPGVRETLIELVDAHRAVLMGLVRQELLSGIRKEEDFKELRAKLRAFPDEEIRTEDYETAAEYFNRCRAKGVQGSFTDFLICAVAVNHELAIFTMDKDFVQYSKILPIDLHSPAR, encoded by the coding sequence ATGACGAGGGTGCTTATAGATACGAGCGTTTGGTCGGAAGTCCTGCGGCGCAAACCCGAGCATTCTCCCGGAGTCCGGGAAACGCTGATAGAGCTCGTGGATGCGCACCGTGCTGTTTTGATGGGCTTGGTGCGACAGGAGCTGTTGTCCGGGATAAGGAAAGAAGAGGATTTCAAAGAATTGCGGGCCAAGTTACGGGCCTTTCCCGATGAAGAGATCCGGACCGAGGATTACGAAACGGCTGCAGAGTATTTCAACAGGTGCCGAGCCAAAGGAGTGCAGGGATCGTTTACGGACTTTCTGATCTGTGCGGTAGCGGTGAACCATGAGTTGGCAATCTTCACGATGGACAAGGACTTTGTTCAATATAGCAAGATCCTACCGATAGACTTGCATTCCCCGGCCCGCTGA
- a CDS encoding type II toxin-antitoxin system VapB family antitoxin has product MATNLSINERLLTEAKKLGHFKTKRETVNSALEEFIQRRRQVEIKKLFNSIEYDPGYDYKKTRMKRQPR; this is encoded by the coding sequence ATGGCCACAAACCTGTCAATAAATGAACGCCTGCTGACGGAGGCAAAGAAACTGGGGCATTTCAAGACCAAGCGGGAGACCGTGAATTCTGCGTTGGAAGAGTTCATTCAAAGGCGCCGGCAGGTTGAGATCAAGAAGCTTTTCAACAGCATAGAGTATGATCCGGGCTATGATTACAAGAAGACGCGCATGAAACGGCAACCGCGATGA